Proteins from a genomic interval of Caulobacter sp. NIBR1757:
- a CDS encoding peptidylprolyl isomerase produces MIRRTVLTGLAAAAATPVLAQTATPGVVRVTITTGEGPLVLDLLADKAPLTVANFLKYVDAGRYNGGEIYRGMAVSTNPLMGLVQGGAKPGKPIPPVAHEPTTQTGLKHVDGTVSLARYAPGTGTSDFFICVGDAGYLDANPAATGDNAGFAAFGQVVEGMDIVKRILVMPKSQKADNPAMVGQMLATYVKILSVKRA; encoded by the coding sequence ATGATCCGCCGCACCGTCCTGACCGGCCTCGCCGCCGCCGCCGCCACACCGGTCCTGGCCCAGACCGCGACCCCCGGCGTGGTTCGGGTGACCATAACCACAGGCGAAGGCCCGCTGGTGCTGGACCTCCTCGCCGACAAGGCCCCGCTGACGGTGGCCAACTTCCTGAAATACGTCGACGCCGGTCGCTACAACGGCGGCGAGATCTATCGCGGCATGGCGGTGTCGACCAATCCGCTGATGGGCCTGGTCCAGGGCGGGGCCAAGCCCGGCAAGCCGATCCCGCCGGTGGCCCACGAGCCGACCACCCAGACCGGGCTGAAGCACGTCGATGGCACGGTCAGCCTGGCCCGATATGCGCCGGGCACCGGGACCAGCGACTTCTTTATCTGCGTCGGGGACGCCGGCTATCTGGACGCCAACCCGGCCGCGACCGGCGACAACGCGGGCTTCGCCGCCTTCGGCCAGGTGGTCGAAGGCATGGACATCGTCAAACGCATCCTGGTCATGCCCAAGTCGCAGAAGGCCGACAATCCGGCCATGGTCGGCCAGATGCTGGCGACCTACGTGAAGATTCTGTCCGTCAAACGGGCCTGA
- a CDS encoding aminotransferase class V-fold PLP-dependent enzyme — protein MSDETQTGAMSRRSLLGGAGLALAATAMAQAQEAPGPGDPPDSDPDFGGPEHHDAPPPMEPPPATVDWNWVRGQWALDWSWVNLSAMLFASHPRIVRNAIARHRDALDANPVTYLEANNRPLQNAARRAAGLYFGADPDAIALTESTTSGIGLVYNGLLVGYGEEILTTTHDYYVTHESLRLAARRSGATVKKISLFDQAATTSKAQIVGRLMAAITERTRVLALTWVHSSTGLKMPIPEIAQALKSVNAGRDPGRKVLLIVDGVHGFGVEDITFDQLGADVLAAGCHKWLFGPRGTGVVYFRPDSLARFEPTIPSFLAPNAYGAWLGGYDPGATTGARMTPGGFKAFEHVWALSEAFAFHGMVGKAAIAARTRSLASRLKLALSQMPHVVLRTPMDPALSAGIVSFDLPGLSADAVVRRLRSSKVIGSAAPYATRHVRLTPSFRNTEADVDFAAQIIANIRR, from the coding sequence ATGTCCGACGAGACGCAAACCGGCGCGATGAGCCGCAGAAGCCTGCTGGGCGGGGCCGGCCTGGCGCTGGCCGCCACGGCGATGGCGCAGGCGCAGGAGGCCCCCGGTCCGGGCGATCCGCCCGACAGCGATCCCGACTTCGGCGGGCCCGAGCACCATGACGCGCCACCGCCGATGGAGCCGCCGCCAGCCACCGTCGACTGGAACTGGGTGCGCGGCCAGTGGGCCCTGGACTGGAGCTGGGTGAACCTGTCGGCGATGCTGTTCGCCAGCCATCCCCGCATCGTGCGCAACGCCATCGCCCGTCACAGAGACGCCCTGGACGCCAACCCGGTCACCTATCTGGAGGCCAACAACCGCCCCCTGCAGAACGCCGCGCGGCGGGCGGCCGGGCTCTATTTCGGCGCTGACCCCGACGCCATCGCCCTGACCGAAAGCACCACCAGCGGCATCGGGCTTGTCTACAACGGCCTGCTCGTCGGCTACGGCGAGGAGATCCTGACCACCACCCACGACTACTATGTCACCCACGAGAGCCTGCGGCTGGCGGCGCGGCGCAGCGGGGCGACGGTGAAGAAGATCAGCCTGTTCGACCAGGCCGCCACGACCAGCAAGGCCCAGATCGTCGGCCGGCTGATGGCCGCCATCACCGAGCGCACGCGGGTGCTGGCGCTGACCTGGGTGCACAGCTCGACCGGGCTGAAGATGCCGATCCCGGAGATCGCCCAGGCCCTGAAGAGCGTCAACGCCGGCCGCGATCCCGGCCGCAAGGTGCTGCTGATCGTCGACGGGGTGCATGGCTTCGGGGTCGAGGACATCACCTTCGACCAGTTGGGCGCCGACGTGCTGGCCGCCGGCTGTCACAAGTGGCTGTTCGGACCGCGCGGCACCGGCGTGGTCTACTTTCGCCCCGACAGCCTGGCCCGCTTCGAGCCGACCATCCCCAGCTTCCTGGCCCCCAACGCCTACGGCGCCTGGCTGGGCGGCTACGATCCGGGCGCGACCACCGGAGCGCGGATGACCCCGGGCGGCTTCAAGGCCTTCGAGCATGTCTGGGCTCTGAGCGAGGCCTTCGCCTTCCACGGCATGGTCGGCAAGGCGGCGATCGCGGCGCGGACCCGCAGTCTGGCCAGCCGGCTGAAGCTGGCGCTCAGCCAGATGCCGCATGTGGTGCTGCGCACCCCGATGGACCCGGCCTTGAGCGCTGGCATCGTCAGCTTCGACCTGCCGGGCCTGTCGGCGGACGCGGTGGTGCGGCGCCTACGCAGTTCGAAGGTGATCGGCTCGGCGGCGCCCTATGCGACGCGGCATGTGCGGCTGACGCCCAGTTTCCGCAACACCGAGGCGGACGTGGACTTCGCGGCGCAGATTATCGCCAACATCCGGCGGTAG
- a CDS encoding cytochrome P450 — protein MTDTLRIPDEIAFKAIDPKAYADGSVHEAFRWLRENQPLGRAELEGVEPFWLVTKHADILEISRQNDLFHSGDRPTTFTTKEAEAAVRQMTGGSPHLVRTLVQMDAPDHPKYRVMTQSWFLPQNIRKLEDRIRQIAREHVDHMAALGGECDFVNEIALFYPLRVIMEILGVPPEDEPRMLRLTQELFGAQDPELNRDRKEAMDVAAGMEMMQGIIADFFMYFKGITDDRKAEPKGDVASVIANAQIDGVPINDFEAMSYYVIVATAGHDTTSSSTAAAIWGLAANPEEFAKVKADPSLIPGLVDEAIRWMTPVKHFMRSATEDTEVAGRKIAKGDWLWLAYPSGNRDEEVFNDPDAFRVDRKDGKHLAFGYGAHLCLGQHLAKMEMRILFEEMLPRLKSLSLNGEPKLAQANFVGGPKTLPIKYEMA, from the coding sequence ATGACCGACACCCTTCGAATTCCGGACGAGATCGCCTTCAAGGCCATCGACCCCAAGGCCTACGCCGACGGATCCGTGCATGAGGCCTTCCGCTGGCTGCGGGAAAACCAGCCGCTCGGCCGGGCCGAGCTGGAGGGGGTGGAGCCCTTCTGGCTGGTGACCAAACATGCCGACATTCTGGAGATCAGCCGCCAGAACGACCTGTTCCATTCCGGCGACCGGCCGACCACCTTCACCACCAAGGAGGCAGAAGCCGCCGTGCGCCAGATGACCGGCGGCAGCCCGCACCTGGTGCGCACCCTGGTGCAGATGGACGCCCCCGATCACCCCAAGTACCGGGTGATGACCCAGTCCTGGTTCCTGCCGCAGAACATCCGCAAGCTGGAGGACCGCATCCGCCAGATCGCCCGCGAGCACGTCGACCACATGGCGGCGCTGGGCGGGGAATGCGACTTCGTCAACGAAATCGCGCTGTTCTATCCGCTGCGGGTGATCATGGAGATCCTCGGCGTGCCGCCGGAAGACGAGCCCCGCATGCTGCGCCTGACCCAGGAGCTGTTCGGGGCCCAGGACCCGGAACTGAACCGGGACCGCAAGGAGGCCATGGATGTCGCCGCCGGCATGGAAATGATGCAGGGGATCATCGCCGACTTCTTCATGTATTTCAAAGGCATCACCGACGACCGCAAGGCCGAGCCCAAGGGCGACGTGGCCAGCGTCATCGCCAACGCCCAGATCGACGGCGTGCCGATCAACGACTTTGAGGCGATGAGTTACTACGTCATCGTCGCCACCGCCGGCCACGACACCACCTCGTCCTCGACGGCGGCGGCGATCTGGGGCTTGGCGGCTAATCCCGAGGAGTTCGCCAAGGTCAAGGCCGACCCCTCGCTGATCCCCGGCCTGGTCGATGAGGCGATCCGCTGGATGACGCCGGTGAAGCACTTCATGCGCTCAGCCACCGAGGACACCGAGGTCGCCGGCCGGAAGATCGCCAAGGGTGACTGGCTGTGGCTGGCCTATCCGTCAGGCAACCGCGACGAAGAGGTGTTCAACGACCCCGACGCCTTCCGCGTCGATCGCAAGGACGGCAAGCACCTGGCCTTCGGCTACGGCGCCCACCTGTGCCTGGGCCAGCATCTGGCCAAGATGGAAATGCGCATCCTGTTCGAGGAAATGCTGCCACGGCTGAAGAGCCTGTCGCTGAACGGCGAACCGAAACTGGCGCAGGCGAACTTCGTCGGCGGTCCCAAGACGCTGCCGATCAAGTACGAGATGGCCTGA
- a CDS encoding entericidin A/B family lipoprotein, with translation MRKLIVLAAMAACLTTAACNTVKGAGEDVSAAGDAVSDTAEAAKPN, from the coding sequence ATGCGTAAGCTGATCGTTCTGGCCGCCATGGCCGCCTGCCTGACCACCGCCGCCTGCAACACCGTCAAGGGCGCCGGCGAAGACGTTTCGGCCGCCGGCGACGCCGTCTCGGACACCGCTGAAGCCGCGAAGCCGAACTAA
- a CDS encoding sensor histidine kinase → MKRFLRGRLGPDEPEDAVAPAPIQKGAGDARTIRARLAGALALALIPVLLLGAVQSALSFRREASEQRGELQRAAQRSVARATARMQASQVLLETLAPGVVGFDCANRLHDITRRLPGYANLIRFDATGRVSCSAAGVPADPRRRDQPWFSDLFKGKSETTVVDTSRTLAPEPVLLASVRGSSPDGVLTAVIPLSSLRPETAGRALPKGAEVALVNSSGAILSSSQPKAFPLIPKAWVDQAKAPEGALITAPGAADGERVYSIAPLYGDLYVVLSAPSKGIFSSSWLDPLSGLVFPLLAFSVALLAVFWAADQAVVRWIVYLQRIADIYARGRFTVRPLQAEAAPPEIRQLAETLDEMAAAIVARDTTLQENLTQKDDLLREIHHRVKNNLQVISSLLSMQERALTDPGARQAINDTRQRITALALIYRALYQGSDLRHADLRPFLEELTAQLMMTETANGTVRLEVRADRLIIDPDKLAPIALFAVEAITNAQKHGLADHGGTLTVDFKVDGPEAMLNISDDGGGLRPPMETLEAKGVGRTLMTAFSRQLRGRTEMAINPAGGLTVTLVFPTPESVA, encoded by the coding sequence GTGAAGCGGTTTCTTCGCGGACGGCTCGGGCCGGATGAGCCCGAGGACGCGGTCGCCCCCGCTCCCATACAGAAAGGAGCCGGGGACGCCCGCACCATCCGCGCGCGCCTGGCCGGGGCCCTGGCCCTGGCGCTGATTCCCGTGCTGCTGCTCGGCGCCGTGCAGTCGGCCCTCTCCTTTCGCCGTGAGGCGTCCGAACAGCGCGGCGAGCTTCAGAGGGCGGCGCAGCGCAGCGTCGCCCGCGCCACGGCCCGCATGCAGGCCAGCCAGGTGCTGCTGGAAACCCTGGCCCCCGGCGTGGTCGGCTTCGACTGCGCCAACCGGCTGCACGACATCACCCGGCGGCTGCCGGGCTACGCCAACCTGATCCGCTTCGACGCCACCGGTCGGGTGTCCTGTTCCGCCGCCGGCGTGCCGGCCGATCCGCGGCGCCGCGACCAACCCTGGTTCAGCGACTTGTTCAAGGGCAAGTCCGAAACCACCGTTGTCGATACCAGCCGCACCCTGGCGCCGGAGCCGGTGCTGCTGGCCTCGGTGCGCGGAAGCTCGCCCGACGGCGTGCTGACCGCCGTCATTCCCCTGAGCAGCCTACGGCCGGAAACCGCGGGCCGGGCCCTGCCCAAGGGGGCCGAGGTGGCCCTGGTCAATTCCAGCGGCGCTATCCTCTCGTCCTCGCAGCCCAAGGCCTTCCCGCTCATTCCCAAGGCCTGGGTCGACCAGGCCAAGGCCCCTGAAGGGGCGCTGATCACGGCCCCGGGGGCGGCCGACGGCGAGCGGGTCTATTCCATCGCCCCGCTCTACGGCGATCTCTATGTGGTGCTGTCGGCGCCGTCGAAGGGGATTTTCTCCAGCTCCTGGCTGGACCCTCTGTCGGGGCTGGTCTTCCCCCTGCTGGCGTTCAGCGTCGCCCTGCTGGCGGTGTTCTGGGCGGCGGACCAGGCGGTGGTGCGCTGGATCGTCTATCTGCAGCGGATCGCCGACATCTACGCCCGCGGCCGCTTCACCGTCCGCCCGCTGCAGGCCGAGGCCGCGCCGCCGGAGATCCGCCAGCTGGCCGAGACCCTCGACGAGATGGCCGCCGCCATCGTCGCCCGCGACACCACCCTGCAGGAAAACCTGACCCAGAAGGACGACCTGCTGCGCGAGATTCACCACCGGGTGAAGAACAACCTGCAGGTCATCTCCTCCCTGCTGTCGATGCAGGAACGGGCCCTGACCGACCCCGGCGCCCGCCAGGCGATCAACGACACCCGCCAGCGGATCACGGCGCTAGCCCTCATCTACCGCGCCCTCTACCAGGGCAGCGACCTGCGCCATGCCGACCTGCGGCCCTTCCTCGAGGAACTGACCGCCCAGTTGATGATGACCGAGACCGCCAACGGCACCGTGCGGCTGGAGGTGCGGGCCGATAGGCTGATCATCGATCCGGACAAGCTGGCGCCGATCGCCCTGTTCGCCGTCGAGGCCATCACCAACGCCCAGAAACACGGCCTGGCCGATCACGGCGGGACGCTGACGGTGGATTTCAAGGTCGATGGTCCGGAGGCGATGCTGAACATCTCCGACGACGGCGGCGGCCTGCGTCCGCCGATGGAAACCCTCGAAGCCAAGGGTGTCGGCCGCACCCTGATGACGGCGTTTTCGCGCCAGTTGCGGGGCCGCACCGAGATGGCGATCAATCCGGCCGGCGGCCTGACTGTGACATTGGTGTTCCCGACGCCAGAATCTGTCGCCTGA
- a CDS encoding sigma-70 family RNA polymerase sigma factor, protein MSASEELASLTGAARDNVFQKDLVTLIPHLRAFARTLTGDATQADDLAQDALIKAWDARASFQLGTNMKAWTFMILRNQFYSDKRRSWRSTQLDQEAAERTLMAVDDPESPVALDELRQAMNILPPEQREALILVGAGGFAYEEAAEICGCAVGTVKSRVSRARKAVQGILEAGAYGRDGRAAGEAMGSILGEAERLSAASR, encoded by the coding sequence TTGAGCGCCTCCGAAGAACTGGCCTCCCTGACCGGGGCCGCCCGCGACAATGTCTTCCAGAAAGACCTGGTGACATTGATTCCCCATCTGCGCGCCTTCGCCCGCACCCTGACCGGGGACGCGACCCAGGCCGACGACCTGGCCCAGGACGCCCTGATCAAGGCCTGGGACGCCCGCGCATCCTTCCAGCTGGGCACCAACATGAAGGCCTGGACCTTCATGATCCTGCGCAACCAGTTCTACAGCGACAAGCGCCGCTCCTGGCGTTCGACGCAACTGGACCAGGAAGCGGCCGAACGCACCCTGATGGCGGTCGACGATCCCGAATCCCCCGTCGCCCTGGACGAGCTGCGCCAGGCGATGAACATCCTGCCGCCGGAGCAGCGCGAGGCGCTGATCCTGGTCGGGGCCGGCGGCTTCGCCTACGAGGAAGCGGCCGAGATCTGCGGCTGCGCGGTCGGCACGGTCAAGAGCCGGGTCAGCCGGGCCCGCAAGGCCGTGCAGGGCATTCTCGAAGCCGGCGCCTACGGTCGCGACGGGCGCGCGGCTGGCGAGGCCATGGGGTCCATCCTGGGTGAAGCCGAACGCCTGAGCGCCGCCTCACGGTGA
- a CDS encoding NepR family anti-sigma factor: MIDQQQNPPGRRAATEGLDEARLRQRAIGVKLRQMFDEVVNEPVPDEFLDILRRADSGNPSGER; encoded by the coding sequence ATGATCGATCAGCAACAGAACCCGCCCGGTCGCCGGGCCGCCACCGAAGGGCTCGACGAAGCCCGCCTGCGTCAGCGCGCCATCGGCGTGAAACTGCGCCAGATGTTCGATGAGGTGGTCAACGAGCCGGTGCCCGACGAATTCCTGGACATCCTGCGCCGCGCTGACAGCGGCAACCCGTCCGGGGAGCGATAG
- a CDS encoding response regulator, producing the protein MSLLARLAPHLPYVRRYARALTGSQQTGDQYVRVALEALAAGEQTLPEQLSPRVALYHVFHAIWGTSGAQLEDRNPDQESGGAPADRLMRIAPRSRQAFLLTALEGFTPSEAAQILDTGYPDVERLIAQAQADIDAELATDVLIIEDEPVIAADIEALVRELGHNVIDIAATRTEALEAIAKKQPGLVLADIQLADGSSGIDAVKDILGMINVPVIFITAFPERLLTGERPEPTFLITKPFQPETVKAAIGQALFFHPGRQKIAA; encoded by the coding sequence ATGAGTCTTCTCGCCCGACTGGCGCCGCATCTTCCCTATGTTCGCCGCTACGCGCGCGCCCTGACCGGGAGCCAGCAGACCGGCGACCAGTACGTCCGCGTCGCGCTGGAGGCCCTGGCCGCCGGTGAACAGACGCTGCCCGAGCAGCTGTCGCCGCGCGTCGCCCTCTATCATGTGTTCCACGCCATCTGGGGCACCTCCGGGGCCCAGCTGGAGGATCGCAATCCCGACCAGGAGAGTGGCGGCGCCCCCGCCGACCGCCTGATGCGGATCGCCCCGCGTTCGCGCCAGGCCTTCCTGCTGACAGCGCTGGAGGGTTTCACCCCCAGTGAGGCGGCCCAGATCCTCGACACCGGTTATCCGGACGTCGAGCGGCTGATCGCCCAGGCCCAGGCTGACATCGACGCCGAGCTGGCCACCGACGTGCTCATCATCGAGGACGAACCGGTCATCGCCGCCGACATCGAGGCGCTGGTCCGCGAGCTGGGTCACAATGTGATCGACATCGCCGCCACCCGCACTGAAGCGCTGGAAGCCATCGCCAAGAAGCAGCCGGGCCTGGTCCTGGCCGACATTCAGCTGGCCGACGGCTCTTCGGGCATCGACGCGGTCAAGGATATCCTCGGCATGATCAATGTGCCGGTGATCTTCATCACCGCCTTCCCCGAACGCCTGCTGACCGGCGAGCGTCCGGAACCGACCTTCCTGATCACCAAGCCCTTCCAGCCGGAAACGGTGAAGGCGGCGATCGGCCAGGCTCTGTTCTTCCATCCGGGCCGCCAGAAGATCGCCGCCTAG
- a CDS encoding OmpA family protein, with translation MHRNLLILGIAVLALTACKTTPKTEVARFTRCEEVNVAIYFEPASAVIGRESRAVLRGAAARARGCDIDRVDVTGLADSVGTPEANMKLSEQRAAAVTKTLMGFGMKDVRVMAVGDSGALTPAGAAMPLRRRAEVILRLSPPGT, from the coding sequence ATGCATCGCAACCTGTTGATCCTGGGCATCGCCGTCCTGGCGCTGACGGCCTGCAAGACGACACCGAAGACCGAGGTCGCCCGCTTCACACGCTGTGAGGAGGTCAATGTCGCCATCTATTTCGAGCCGGCCTCGGCGGTGATCGGCCGCGAGAGCAGGGCGGTGCTGCGCGGCGCCGCCGCCCGGGCCAGGGGCTGCGACATTGATCGGGTCGATGTCACCGGCCTGGCTGACTCGGTCGGCACGCCCGAAGCCAACATGAAGCTGTCCGAGCAGCGGGCCGCCGCCGTGACCAAGACGCTGATGGGCTTTGGCATGAAGGACGTGCGGGTGATGGCCGTCGGCGACAGTGGTGCCTTGACCCCGGCCGGGGCGGCGATGCCGCTGCGCCGGCGGGCCGAAGTGATCCTGCGGCTGTCGCCACCGGGGACCTGA
- a CDS encoding diacylglycerol kinase family protein: MEGGKTPVRRKPATKKTPEAAKPEAPKPEAEAPARRRAIDGIRKVEVIANPLSGSVGPNACEEATAILEAWDLEVNVQRCEAGKLSEIIANALANKPDLIIVIAGDGTARAVAEAAGPDGPLVAPLPGGTMNMLPFAIYGQTTWPEALEGILADGVEKRISGGTVDKHSFYVAAILGSPALWARAREAARHGKFWLAFQRARRAAEQAFSGRLRFSLDGAARQKSEALTFMCPLVSKALDNDANGLEAAALDPTGALDVFRLAVAAAAGQWRADPSVNVTLVRQAYAWAGGPIPAILDGESVRVGRTALVRFKPNAFRALVPRGEGADA; the protein is encoded by the coding sequence ATGGAGGGGGGCAAGACGCCGGTCCGGCGCAAACCTGCAACGAAGAAGACGCCAGAGGCGGCAAAGCCCGAGGCGCCAAAACCCGAGGCTGAAGCGCCCGCCCGGCGCCGCGCCATCGACGGCATCCGCAAGGTGGAGGTGATCGCCAACCCGTTGTCGGGCAGCGTCGGTCCCAACGCCTGCGAAGAGGCCACGGCCATCCTGGAGGCCTGGGACCTGGAGGTGAACGTCCAGCGCTGCGAGGCCGGCAAGCTGTCCGAGATCATCGCCAACGCCCTGGCCAACAAGCCGGACCTGATCATCGTCATCGCCGGCGACGGCACTGCCCGCGCCGTGGCCGAGGCGGCGGGCCCGGATGGGCCGCTGGTTGCCCCCCTGCCGGGCGGCACCATGAACATGCTGCCCTTCGCCATCTACGGCCAGACCACATGGCCCGAGGCGCTGGAGGGAATCCTGGCCGACGGCGTCGAGAAACGCATCTCCGGCGGCACGGTCGACAAGCACAGTTTCTATGTCGCCGCCATTCTCGGATCCCCCGCCCTCTGGGCCAGGGCCCGGGAGGCGGCGCGCCACGGCAAGTTCTGGCTGGCCTTCCAGCGGGCTCGCCGGGCCGCCGAGCAGGCGTTCAGCGGCCGGCTGAGGTTTTCCCTCGACGGCGCCGCCCGCCAGAAATCCGAAGCCCTGACCTTCATGTGCCCCCTGGTCTCCAAGGCGCTCGACAATGACGCCAACGGCCTGGAAGCCGCCGCGCTCGACCCGACCGGCGCCCTCGATGTCTTCCGCCTGGCGGTGGCCGCCGCCGCCGGTCAGTGGCGAGCCGATCCGTCGGTCAATGTCACCCTGGTGCGGCAGGCCTACGCCTGGGCCGGCGGGCCGATCCCGGCCATTCTGGACGGCGAGTCCGTGCGGGTCGGCCGCACCGCCCTGGTCCGCTTCAAGCCCAACGCCTTCCGCGCCCTTGTGCCGCGAGGTGAGGGGGCCGACGCTTGA
- a CDS encoding metallophosphoesterase produces the protein MSKLRLFHASDIHFGGENQAAVAGAAQWLADNPVDLAILSGDLTREGQPGEFEAARAWIDTLPCKVVVTAGNHDVPYFNIPYRALMPWKRFDRWMGDLKAPPPLEGLSYAGINTARGVQPRANWSKGQISMVQVRKAIGRIRGGQPGDLKLVTCHHPLVEVVGGPMTGNVWGGSTAAEAFTVAGADLVLTGHIHTPFVHAYPFGDQRTYAVGAGTLSIRERGVAPSFNSLEIEAECITVTAMAWQGTRYEPFRTWRVDRRLSESFSRLSGEGGREAVG, from the coding sequence TTGAGCAAGCTGCGGCTCTTCCACGCCTCCGACATCCATTTCGGCGGCGAGAACCAGGCGGCGGTGGCCGGCGCGGCGCAATGGCTGGCCGACAACCCGGTCGATCTGGCCATTCTGTCGGGCGACCTGACCCGCGAAGGACAGCCCGGGGAATTCGAGGCCGCCCGCGCCTGGATCGACACCCTGCCGTGCAAGGTCGTGGTCACGGCGGGCAACCACGACGTCCCCTATTTCAACATCCCTTACCGCGCCCTGATGCCCTGGAAGCGCTTCGACCGCTGGATGGGCGACCTCAAGGCCCCGCCGCCGCTCGAGGGCCTCAGCTATGCGGGGATCAACACCGCCCGCGGCGTCCAGCCCCGCGCCAACTGGTCCAAGGGCCAGATCAGCATGGTCCAGGTCCGCAAGGCCATCGGCCGCATCCGGGGCGGCCAGCCTGGCGACTTGAAGCTGGTCACCTGCCACCATCCGCTGGTCGAGGTGGTCGGCGGCCCGATGACCGGTAACGTCTGGGGCGGCTCTACGGCAGCCGAGGCCTTCACCGTGGCGGGGGCCGATCTGGTCCTCACCGGCCACATCCACACCCCGTTCGTCCACGCCTACCCGTTCGGGGACCAGCGCACCTACGCGGTCGGGGCCGGCACCCTGTCGATCCGCGAACGCGGCGTCGCGCCCAGTTTCAACAGCCTGGAGATCGAGGCCGAGTGCATCACCGTCACCGCCATGGCCTGGCAGGGGACGCGGTACGAGCCCTTCCGCACCTGGCGGGTGGACCGGCGGCTCAGCGAATCCTTCTCCCGCTTGTCGGGAGAAGGTGGCCGCGAAGCGGTCGGATGA
- a CDS encoding FMN-binding negative transcriptional regulator produces MTYPPPIFHETDEAVLAARTAAAPFALICVSADGRPLAVHAPVLLEGRRLRFHLSERNPVARAITEGATVLAVITGPHTYISPDWYGQEGQVGTWNYLSAQLEGPARILGPDEAAGLLDDLSDRFERDLLPKPMWTRDKMPEGRFDSLLKMIVAYEVTVERFEGVTKLGQNKRPEARAAVADALAALGETEVSRLMRDS; encoded by the coding sequence ATGACCTATCCGCCGCCGATCTTCCACGAAACCGACGAGGCCGTGCTGGCGGCGCGGACCGCGGCGGCGCCCTTCGCCCTGATCTGCGTCAGCGCCGATGGCCGACCGCTGGCCGTGCACGCCCCCGTGTTGCTGGAGGGACGGCGGCTGCGGTTCCACCTGTCGGAGCGGAATCCGGTGGCGCGGGCGATCACCGAGGGCGCGACGGTGCTGGCGGTCATCACCGGCCCGCACACCTACATCAGCCCTGACTGGTATGGCCAGGAGGGCCAGGTCGGGACCTGGAACTACCTGTCGGCCCAGCTGGAAGGACCGGCCCGGATTCTGGGTCCGGACGAGGCGGCCGGACTGCTGGACGATCTGTCCGACCGCTTCGAGCGCGACCTGCTGCCCAAACCGATGTGGACGCGGGACAAAATGCCCGAGGGCCGGTTCGACAGCCTGCTGAAGATGATCGTCGCCTATGAGGTGACCGTCGAGCGGTTCGAAGGCGTCACCAAGCTGGGCCAGAACAAGCGGCCTGAAGCCCGCGCGGCGGTGGCGGATGCGCTGGCAGCGCTGGGGGAGACCGAGGTTTCCAGGTTGATGCGCGATAGCTGA